One segment of Nocardioides oleivorans DNA contains the following:
- a CDS encoding histidine phosphatase family protein, producing the protein MADRPVSRVVVARHGEALYESELLSDAGGWLSPLGREQAAGLGELLAAEVITRVWTSDMSRAVQTGEIVAARLGVDVVVRTGVREFGVGAAAGTTGVPDPFAETFAAWVSGDLAARIPGGESGDEVVARWSGVLEAIADEHEGESALLVSHGGVMSMVLPLLATNLDPGHARDRPIPNCGHAVLERGAAGWVVRSWLGDRLDP; encoded by the coding sequence ATGGCTGACCGACCGGTCTCCCGGGTCGTGGTGGCCCGGCACGGGGAGGCGCTCTACGAGTCCGAGCTGCTCAGCGACGCGGGCGGCTGGCTGAGCCCGCTGGGACGCGAGCAGGCTGCGGGGCTGGGGGAGCTGCTCGCCGCCGAGGTGATCACCCGCGTGTGGACGAGCGACATGTCGCGCGCCGTGCAGACCGGGGAGATCGTGGCCGCCCGGCTCGGCGTCGACGTCGTCGTGCGCACGGGCGTGCGCGAGTTCGGGGTCGGCGCCGCCGCGGGTACGACCGGCGTGCCCGACCCGTTCGCGGAGACCTTCGCAGCCTGGGTCTCGGGCGACCTGGCGGCCCGCATCCCGGGCGGGGAGAGCGGCGACGAGGTCGTCGCGCGCTGGTCCGGCGTGCTCGAGGCGATCGCGGACGAGCACGAGGGTGAGTCGGCGTTGCTGGTGAGCCACGGGGGCGTGATGAGCATGGTCCTGCCGCTGCTGGCGACGAACCTCGATCCCGGTCACGCCCGCGACCGGCCGATCCCGAACTGCGGCCACGCCGTCCTCGAACGGGGTGCGGCCGGATGGGTCGTGCGCTCGTGGCTCGGCGACCGGCTCGACCCGTGA
- a CDS encoding DUF952 domain-containing protein, whose protein sequence is MSNAVPERIFHIATASEWRTTLETGTYTTSTVGRTLAEEGFIHASRRDQVQGVFDRYYRSLREDLVLLTIDPALLTSEVRVDPVGEDTYPHVYGPINRSAVVDAVPLSRTGQPETILSLWIKGMATRMGIALLVMLVVAAVVWAVALRG, encoded by the coding sequence ATGAGCAACGCCGTGCCCGAGCGCATCTTCCACATCGCCACCGCGTCCGAGTGGCGTACGACGCTGGAGACCGGCACCTACACCACCTCGACCGTCGGGCGGACGCTCGCCGAGGAGGGCTTCATCCACGCGAGCCGTCGCGACCAGGTGCAGGGTGTGTTCGACCGCTACTACCGCTCACTGCGCGAGGACCTCGTGCTGCTCACCATCGATCCGGCGCTCCTCACCTCGGAGGTGCGGGTCGACCCGGTGGGCGAGGACACCTACCCGCACGTCTACGGACCGATCAACCGCTCGGCCGTCGTCGACGCGGTGCCGCTCAGCCGCACCGGCCAGCCGGAGACGATCCTGTCCCTGTGGATCAAGGGCATGGCCACGCGCATGGGGATCGCACTGCTGGTGATGCTGGTCGTCGCGGCCGTCGTCTGGGCCGTCGCGCTCCGGGGGTGA
- the nucS gene encoding endonuclease NucS: protein MRLVVARCQVDYAGRLSAHLPLATRVLMLKSDGSVLIHSDGGSYKPLNWMSPPCTFREGVAEDGRAEWLVSATKSDDTLRILIDEVLHDTSHDLGVDPGLQKDGVEKHLQELLAEHPSTLAEGLTLVRREFMTAIGPVDLMCRDADGLSVAVEIKRRGEIDGVEQLTRYLELLNRDSLLTTRGPVRGIFAAQEIKPQARVLATDRGIACALVDYDALRGMDDAEHRLF from the coding sequence ATGAGGTTGGTCGTCGCGCGCTGCCAGGTGGACTACGCAGGTCGGTTGTCGGCACACCTGCCGCTCGCCACCCGGGTCCTGATGCTCAAGTCGGACGGCTCCGTGCTGATCCACTCCGATGGCGGCTCCTACAAGCCGTTGAACTGGATGTCGCCGCCGTGCACGTTCAGGGAGGGCGTGGCCGAGGACGGACGCGCCGAGTGGCTGGTCTCGGCGACCAAGTCCGACGACACCCTGCGCATCCTCATCGACGAGGTCCTCCACGACACCTCGCACGACCTCGGCGTCGACCCGGGCCTGCAGAAGGACGGCGTGGAGAAGCACCTCCAGGAGCTGCTGGCCGAGCACCCCTCGACGCTGGCCGAGGGGCTGACCCTGGTCCGCCGCGAGTTCATGACCGCCATCGGTCCGGTCGACCTGATGTGCCGCGACGCCGACGGCCTGTCGGTCGCCGTGGAGATCAAGCGGCGAGGCGAGATCGACGGCGTCGAGCAGCTCACCCGCTACCTCGAGCTGCTCAACCGCGACTCCCTCCTCACCACCCGGGGCCCGGTCCGCGGCATCTTCGCCGCCCAGGAGATCAAGCCGCAGGCCCGCGTCCTGGCCACCGACCGCGGGATCGCCTGCGCCCTCGTCGACTACGACGCGCTCCGCGGGATGGACGACGCCGAGCACCGGCTCTTCTGA
- a CDS encoding GNAT family N-acetyltransferase gives MTDRATRHDVRPARARDLPLLAAIEDSGVPMFEAVLGDLTGDPLSSPAPSGEERAAEPGFVLVAGDPVVGFAHVRFLESHAHLEQISVHPDHGRRGVGAALLEAAAARATLKGHGSLTLTTYADLPWNAPWYARHGFVEFADDDPRTTTQLEITAQEEQLGLGRHGRRTWMRRVLRPHRSTSDLTDFLPVLDAAPQDVGVVRAVISRPGLGEREVLDVGHLDVEHGLVGDTWAARGSRRTPDGSAHPDMQLNVMSHRLVEFLAQDPAREQLAGDQMFLDLDLSHDNLPAWSELHIGGPDGAVVVVTDQPHNGCGKFIARFGKDAMTFVNGPEGKPRRLRGLCARVVRPGPVRPGAEVVVVRASGAGAT, from the coding sequence GTGACCGACCGTGCCACCCGCCACGACGTACGCCCTGCGCGGGCGCGCGACCTGCCCCTGCTGGCCGCGATCGAGGACTCCGGTGTGCCGATGTTCGAGGCCGTCCTCGGCGACCTGACCGGCGACCCGCTCTCGTCACCGGCGCCGAGCGGAGAGGAGCGCGCCGCGGAGCCGGGGTTCGTCCTCGTGGCGGGCGACCCGGTGGTCGGGTTCGCCCACGTGCGGTTCCTCGAGTCGCACGCGCACCTCGAGCAGATCTCGGTGCACCCCGACCACGGCCGGCGGGGCGTGGGCGCCGCGCTGCTGGAGGCCGCGGCCGCACGAGCGACGCTCAAGGGACATGGCTCGCTCACCCTGACGACGTACGCCGACCTGCCGTGGAACGCACCGTGGTACGCCCGGCACGGCTTCGTGGAGTTCGCCGACGACGACCCGCGCACCACCACCCAGCTGGAGATCACCGCGCAGGAGGAGCAGCTCGGGCTCGGGCGCCACGGTCGGCGGACCTGGATGCGCCGGGTGCTCCGTCCCCACCGCTCGACGTCGGACCTCACCGACTTCCTCCCGGTCCTCGACGCCGCCCCGCAGGACGTCGGCGTGGTTCGCGCCGTCATCAGCCGCCCCGGGCTGGGGGAGCGGGAGGTGCTCGACGTCGGGCACCTCGACGTCGAGCACGGCCTGGTCGGCGACACGTGGGCCGCTCGGGGGAGCCGTCGTACGCCCGACGGGTCGGCGCACCCCGACATGCAGCTCAACGTGATGAGCCACCGCCTGGTGGAGTTCCTCGCCCAGGACCCGGCTCGCGAGCAGCTCGCCGGTGACCAGATGTTCCTGGACCTCGACCTCTCCCACGACAACCTCCCGGCCTGGAGCGAGCTGCACATCGGCGGGCCGGACGGCGCCGTGGTCGTGGTGACCGACCAGCCGCACAACGGGTGCGGCAAGTTCATCGCGCGCTTCGGCAAGGACGCGATGACGTTCGTCAACGGACCGGAGGGAAAGCCCCGCCGGCTGCGCGGACTGTGCGCCAGGGTGGTGCGCCCGGGGCCGGTGCGCCCGGGCGCCGAGGTGGTCGTCGTGCGTGCTTCGGGCGCTGGCGCAACGTGA
- a CDS encoding 3-hydroxyacyl-CoA dehydrogenase family protein — protein sequence MTDTVTREFGTVGVIGLGTMGAGITEVFARNGHRVIGVEVNDAGVERGRQHLEHSTGRAVKREKMTEAEQAELLGRITLTTDMRDLAEADLVVEAVVESLEVKKAIFRTLDDIVRPDAVLATNTSSLSVTEISTANSSPGRVVGVHFFNPAPVQDLVEIIRTVVTEPDVLADVQGLLVALGKNPVVCGDKAGFIANTLLFGYLNHAVSMYEGKYASREDIDAAMRFGCGYPMGPLALLDLIGLDTAYEILDTMYKQGRDRLHAPAPILKQYVTAGLLGRKSGRGFYTYETPDSPVVVADSLTPSADDQPRLRHDIRLVGVVGTGTMASGIVEVFAKAGYDVLFTGRGQDKLDGVVAAITKNFDKQIQRGRATEEQKVEVLGRVRGTTSLDDLADVDLVVEAIAEDLAIKTTLFENLDEICRGGRGGAGAILATTTSSLPIISMARVTSRPQDVIGMHFFNPAAIMKLVEVVSTVATDDAVTETVLALCDQVGKVAVKCGDRAGFIVNALLFPYLNDAVKMLEAHYATADDIDVAMKQGCALPMGPFELLDVVGNDVSLAIQKELYLEFREPGFSPAPLLEHLVTAGYLGRKTGRGFRDHGAR from the coding sequence ATGACTGACACGGTTACTCGCGAGTTCGGCACCGTCGGCGTGATCGGCCTGGGCACGATGGGCGCCGGCATCACCGAGGTCTTCGCCCGCAACGGCCACCGGGTGATCGGGGTCGAGGTCAACGACGCCGGCGTCGAGCGGGGCCGCCAGCACCTCGAGCACTCGACCGGGCGGGCCGTGAAGCGCGAGAAGATGACCGAGGCGGAGCAGGCCGAGCTGCTCGGCCGGATCACCCTCACCACCGACATGCGCGACCTGGCCGAGGCCGACCTGGTCGTCGAGGCGGTCGTGGAGTCGCTGGAGGTCAAGAAGGCGATCTTCCGGACGCTGGACGACATCGTCCGTCCCGACGCGGTGCTGGCCACCAACACCTCCTCCCTCAGCGTCACCGAGATCTCCACCGCCAACTCCAGCCCCGGTCGGGTCGTCGGCGTGCACTTCTTCAACCCCGCGCCGGTGCAGGACCTCGTCGAGATCATCCGCACGGTCGTGACCGAGCCCGACGTGCTCGCCGACGTGCAGGGGCTGCTCGTCGCGCTGGGCAAGAACCCGGTCGTCTGCGGCGACAAGGCCGGCTTCATCGCCAACACCCTCCTCTTCGGCTACCTCAACCACGCGGTCTCGATGTACGAGGGCAAGTACGCCTCCCGCGAGGACATCGACGCCGCCATGCGCTTCGGCTGCGGCTACCCCATGGGACCGCTCGCCCTGCTCGACCTGATCGGGCTCGACACGGCCTACGAGATCCTCGACACGATGTACAAGCAGGGCCGCGACCGGCTCCACGCACCGGCGCCGATCCTCAAGCAGTACGTCACCGCGGGCCTGCTGGGTCGCAAGTCGGGCCGCGGCTTCTACACCTACGAGACGCCCGACTCACCCGTCGTGGTCGCCGACTCGCTCACCCCGAGCGCCGACGACCAGCCGCGGCTGCGCCACGACATCCGGCTCGTCGGCGTCGTCGGCACCGGCACGATGGCGTCGGGCATCGTCGAGGTCTTCGCCAAGGCCGGCTACGACGTGCTCTTCACCGGTCGTGGCCAGGACAAGCTCGACGGGGTGGTCGCGGCCATCACGAAGAACTTCGACAAGCAGATCCAGCGCGGCCGCGCGACGGAGGAGCAGAAGGTCGAGGTGCTCGGCCGGGTGCGGGGCACCACCTCGCTCGACGACCTCGCGGACGTCGACCTCGTGGTGGAGGCGATCGCCGAGGACCTCGCGATCAAGACGACGCTCTTCGAGAACCTCGACGAGATCTGTCGGGGCGGTCGGGGAGGGGCGGGCGCGATCCTGGCGACCACCACCTCGTCACTCCCGATCATCTCGATGGCCAGGGTGACCTCGCGTCCCCAGGACGTCATCGGCATGCACTTCTTCAACCCGGCCGCGATCATGAAGCTCGTCGAGGTGGTCTCGACCGTGGCCACCGACGACGCCGTCACCGAGACGGTGCTGGCGCTGTGCGACCAGGTCGGCAAGGTGGCCGTGAAGTGCGGCGACCGGGCCGGGTTCATCGTCAACGCGCTGCTGTTCCCCTACCTCAACGACGCGGTGAAGATGCTCGAGGCGCACTACGCGACCGCCGACGACATCGACGTCGCGATGAAGCAGGGCTGTGCCCTCCCGATGGGACCGTTCGAGCTGCTCGACGTGGTCGGCAACGACGTCTCCCTCGCGATCCAGAAGGAGCTCTACCTCGAGTTCCGCGAGCCCGGGTTCTCCCCGGCCCCGCTGCTCGAGCACCTCGTCACCGCGGGCTACCTCGGTCGCAAGACGGGCCGCGGCTTCCGGGACCACGGCGCGCGCTGA
- a CDS encoding alpha/beta hydrolase, translated as MTSSTSEHFDVDVGRIHALTWGSGPRVAVALHGITANAMSWAAVARHLPADWRLVALDLRGRGRSRDLPAPFGVDDLARDARDVVAATGAEVLAGHSLGAYVALGVDRLFPGTAPRLVLVDGGLPLPVPPGVEVDAVLDAAVGPMIERLRTTYADEQAYVEFFRAHPAMGPYWSDDFEAYARYDALVTADGVRARAQEDAVRTSGRELVLRGEEIAAAVRDLAVPAHLLVAPRGMLDQAGGMLPEAAVATARAESERLTVAEVPDTNHYTVLVGDTAAQQVAAALVGSR; from the coding sequence ATGACCTCTTCCACGAGCGAGCACTTCGACGTCGACGTCGGCCGGATCCACGCGCTCACGTGGGGTTCCGGTCCACGCGTGGCGGTCGCCCTGCACGGCATCACCGCCAACGCCATGTCCTGGGCGGCGGTCGCCCGGCACCTGCCGGCCGACTGGCGCCTGGTCGCGCTCGACCTGCGGGGGCGCGGCCGCTCGCGTGACCTCCCGGCCCCCTTCGGCGTCGACGACCTCGCGCGCGACGCCCGCGACGTCGTCGCCGCGACCGGGGCCGAGGTGCTCGCGGGCCACTCGCTGGGTGCCTACGTCGCGCTCGGTGTGGACCGGCTGTTCCCCGGCACCGCCCCACGGCTCGTCCTCGTGGACGGCGGTCTCCCGCTCCCGGTGCCGCCCGGGGTCGAGGTCGACGCCGTGCTCGATGCAGCGGTCGGGCCGATGATCGAGCGCCTGCGGACGACCTACGCCGACGAGCAGGCCTACGTCGAGTTCTTCCGCGCACACCCGGCGATGGGTCCGTACTGGTCCGACGACTTCGAGGCCTACGCGCGCTACGACGCCCTCGTCACCGCCGACGGGGTGCGGGCCCGCGCCCAGGAGGACGCCGTACGCACGTCGGGGCGAGAGCTCGTCCTGCGCGGCGAGGAGATCGCGGCCGCCGTGCGCGACCTGGCGGTGCCCGCCCACCTGCTGGTCGCTCCGCGCGGCATGCTCGACCAGGCCGGCGGCATGCTGCCCGAGGCCGCCGTCGCCACGGCACGGGCCGAGTCGGAGCGGCTCACCGTCGCCGAGGTGCCTGACACCAACCACTACACGGTGCTCGTCGGCGACACCGCAGCGCAGCAGGTCGCCGCCGCGCTCGTCGGCTCCCGGTGA
- a CDS encoding VOC family protein, which translates to MSRTIQVTFDAHDPQGLSRFWAEAMGYVNPPPPGTTLEPGQDPFDAWHAFLERVGVPESEWNSASAAEDPDGDGPRLFFQRVPEGKTAKNRVHLDLRAAPGLQGNERMAALETECERLVALGATRVERREPEPPMTHGHLVMADPEGNEFCLD; encoded by the coding sequence ATGAGCCGGACCATCCAGGTGACCTTCGACGCCCACGACCCCCAGGGGCTCTCGCGCTTCTGGGCCGAGGCCATGGGCTACGTCAACCCGCCACCACCCGGGACGACGCTGGAGCCGGGCCAGGACCCCTTCGACGCCTGGCACGCGTTCCTCGAGCGGGTGGGCGTGCCGGAGTCGGAGTGGAACTCCGCGTCCGCGGCCGAGGACCCCGACGGCGACGGGCCCCGCCTGTTCTTCCAGCGCGTGCCCGAGGGCAAGACCGCGAAGAACCGGGTCCACCTCGACCTCCGCGCAGCCCCGGGTCTCCAGGGCAACGAGCGGATGGCCGCGCTCGAGACCGAGTGCGAGCGCCTGGTCGCCCTCGGCGCCACCCGGGTCGAGCGGCGCGAGCCCGAGCCGCCGATGACGCACGGCCACCTCGTGATGGCCGACCCCGAGGGCAACGAGTTCTGCCTCGACTGA
- a CDS encoding LuxR family transcriptional regulator has protein sequence MLSPCLGRDDVRRALAQALEESRWVTVVGPPGSGKTLVVRHVAPEGTTCWVDARSLRSTDEVLVAALASLDAETAPGDSLLGALGRAVDGHDLVLVLDGLDLDATGAGPVLQSVLESTSDARVVVTARTTAGEPHESVVRVGPLPVPHSRAPLDGPAVELFLRRIRSAGGQPVDLTAQAHEVRRLLSATGGLPLLIEQVAVQSALVGLSNAMSTVSLDQAVDSAHDLLDDASATALRRIGLLDFPAGLGVLAQVLEVSVPEAAELVGNLVRRSLVEVDHRGQFDMLSPIRGRARVLAREDDSVAVDAGLLTWAESHAPEHDNYGAADAEWLRDLPAMRHAVLTACANPETRADGYSVANRIFSSLYTSMRAREALEVLEGALASGDGPSEIGAQIARRAGIAASEMRGTYEGLWLLDRADEHASAAPRPEEQLAKTASIRAEMHLDAGDLASAEREAKRAIDLDPEGSMRRQATRTLADVYASQGRFAEAAQAAGDAMPARSSRDERWIDLSARTVLARIALEQGRVAEAVAGARAVVVEARELAEDRVCLLAETLLRGIDPAWQATEVVRETLPWAVRLPVLAQDGRDLLVRGEARQAAGLAADVVALADSARLGRDAVEARLLLGRALVDLGDLDQATTTYLTALEQARTMQLPLRAADVLDGLAGVARLRELSEARSLAAAAFALRTPRLAVRWGYSADYDVAPAHRAPEEWINGDDLSAEAVALITAIFNRATTSAPSVLDTLTAAERQVADRVSHGLTSRQIAEELFVSPRTVDAHLTHIYRKLDINTRARLAALVVDNR, from the coding sequence GTGCTCTCCCCGTGCCTCGGTCGCGACGACGTCCGGCGCGCGCTGGCGCAGGCCCTGGAGGAGTCCCGCTGGGTCACCGTCGTCGGTCCTCCGGGCAGCGGCAAGACGCTCGTCGTGCGCCACGTGGCGCCCGAGGGCACGACCTGCTGGGTCGACGCGCGCAGCCTGCGCAGCACCGACGAGGTGCTGGTCGCGGCGCTGGCGAGCCTCGACGCCGAGACCGCTCCCGGCGACTCGCTCCTCGGCGCGCTGGGTCGTGCGGTCGACGGGCACGACCTGGTGCTCGTGCTCGACGGACTCGACCTCGACGCGACCGGCGCCGGCCCGGTGCTGCAGTCCGTCCTCGAGAGCACGTCGGACGCGCGCGTGGTGGTCACCGCCCGCACGACCGCCGGCGAGCCCCACGAGTCCGTCGTGCGCGTCGGGCCGTTGCCGGTGCCGCACTCCCGCGCGCCGCTCGACGGTCCCGCGGTCGAGCTCTTCCTGCGCCGGATCCGCTCGGCAGGAGGACAGCCGGTCGACCTCACCGCCCAGGCCCACGAGGTACGCCGCCTCCTGAGCGCGACCGGTGGCCTGCCGCTCCTCATCGAGCAGGTGGCCGTGCAGTCGGCGCTGGTCGGCCTCAGCAACGCGATGTCGACCGTCAGCCTCGACCAGGCCGTCGACTCCGCCCACGACCTGCTCGACGACGCCAGCGCGACCGCGCTGCGACGCATCGGCCTGCTCGACTTCCCGGCCGGCCTCGGTGTGCTCGCCCAGGTCCTGGAGGTCTCCGTGCCCGAGGCGGCCGAGCTCGTCGGCAACCTCGTCCGGCGCAGCCTCGTCGAGGTCGACCACCGCGGGCAGTTCGACATGCTCTCCCCCATCCGCGGACGCGCCCGCGTGCTCGCGCGCGAGGACGACTCAGTCGCGGTCGACGCCGGGCTGCTCACCTGGGCCGAGAGCCACGCCCCGGAGCACGACAACTACGGCGCCGCGGACGCCGAGTGGCTGCGCGACCTGCCGGCCATGCGGCACGCGGTGCTCACCGCGTGCGCGAACCCCGAGACGCGCGCCGACGGCTACTCGGTGGCCAACCGGATCTTCTCCTCCCTCTACACCTCCATGCGTGCCCGCGAGGCGCTCGAGGTGCTCGAGGGCGCGCTCGCCAGTGGCGACGGACCGTCCGAGATCGGTGCCCAGATCGCGCGCCGTGCCGGGATCGCCGCCTCCGAGATGCGCGGCACCTACGAGGGCCTCTGGCTGCTCGACCGCGCCGACGAGCACGCCTCGGCCGCGCCGCGGCCGGAGGAGCAGCTGGCCAAGACCGCCTCGATCCGCGCCGAGATGCACCTCGACGCCGGCGACCTGGCGAGCGCCGAGCGGGAGGCGAAGCGGGCCATCGACCTCGACCCCGAGGGGTCGATGCGCCGGCAGGCGACCCGCACCCTCGCCGACGTCTACGCCTCGCAGGGCCGTTTCGCCGAGGCGGCCCAGGCCGCGGGGGACGCGATGCCCGCACGCTCCAGCCGCGACGAGCGCTGGATCGACCTCTCGGCCCGCACCGTGCTGGCGCGGATCGCCCTCGAGCAGGGACGCGTCGCCGAGGCGGTCGCCGGTGCGCGGGCGGTGGTCGTCGAGGCACGCGAGCTCGCCGAGGACCGCGTCTGCCTGCTCGCCGAGACCCTCCTGCGTGGCATCGACCCGGCCTGGCAGGCCACCGAGGTGGTGCGCGAGACGCTGCCGTGGGCCGTACGGCTCCCGGTGCTCGCGCAGGACGGCCGCGACCTGCTCGTCCGCGGCGAGGCGCGACAGGCCGCCGGACTGGCCGCTGACGTCGTCGCGCTCGCCGACTCCGCCCGCCTGGGTCGCGACGCGGTCGAGGCGCGGCTGCTGCTCGGCCGGGCACTGGTGGACCTCGGCGACCTCGACCAGGCCACCACGACGTACCTCACCGCGCTCGAGCAGGCCCGCACGATGCAGCTGCCGCTGCGCGCCGCCGACGTGCTCGACGGCCTCGCCGGGGTCGCGCGGCTGCGCGAGCTCTCCGAGGCGCGCTCGCTGGCGGCGGCGGCGTTCGCCCTCCGCACCCCGCGGCTGGCGGTCCGGTGGGGCTACTCCGCCGACTACGACGTGGCTCCCGCACACCGCGCGCCGGAGGAGTGGATCAACGGCGACGACTTGTCCGCCGAGGCCGTCGCGCTCATCACCGCGATCTTCAACCGGGCCACGACGAGTGCGCCCTCGGTGCTCGACACCCTGACCGCGGCCGAGCGGCAGGTCGCCGACCGGGTCTCGCACGGGCTGACCAGCCGGCAGATCGCCGAGGAGCTCTTCGTCTCGCCGCGCACCGTCGACGCGCACCTCACCCACATCTACCGCAAGCTCGACATCAACACCCGCGCGCGGCTCGCGGCGCTCGTCGTCGACAACCGCTGA
- a CDS encoding alpha/beta fold hydrolase, with protein MSLHRTELGESGPLVVFCHGLFGQGKNWTRIAKALSTDHRVLLLDMPNHGRSPWTESFDYLELADLVAAELSSGASDEPVELVGHSMGGKIAMCVALRHPQLVERLAVVDIAPVAYDSGREFIGYTQTMRALDLAGLQRRSDADEALQEAVPNPVVRSFLLQNLRRTEDGWHWQPNLEMLGEHMSALAGWPDEALGESSYGGPVLWVGGARSDYIDDAHAGEMDRRFPRNRRVLIKGAGHWVHSEQPAIFLEVLRRFLR; from the coding sequence GTGAGCCTGCACCGCACCGAGCTCGGAGAGTCCGGACCGCTCGTGGTCTTCTGCCACGGCCTGTTCGGCCAGGGCAAGAACTGGACCCGGATCGCCAAGGCGCTCAGCACCGACCACCGGGTGCTGCTGCTCGACATGCCCAACCACGGCCGGTCGCCGTGGACCGAGTCCTTCGACTACCTCGAGCTGGCCGACCTGGTCGCGGCCGAGCTGTCGTCGGGCGCGAGCGACGAGCCGGTCGAGCTGGTCGGGCACTCCATGGGCGGCAAGATCGCGATGTGCGTGGCGCTGCGGCACCCGCAGCTCGTCGAGCGGCTCGCGGTCGTCGACATCGCGCCCGTGGCCTACGACAGCGGCCGCGAGTTCATCGGCTACACGCAGACGATGCGCGCCCTCGACCTCGCCGGCCTGCAACGGCGCAGCGACGCCGACGAGGCGCTCCAGGAGGCCGTGCCCAACCCGGTCGTGCGCAGCTTCCTCCTCCAGAACCTCCGCCGCACCGAGGACGGCTGGCACTGGCAGCCCAACCTCGAGATGCTCGGCGAGCACATGTCCGCTCTGGCGGGCTGGCCCGACGAGGCGCTCGGCGAGTCGTCGTACGGCGGCCCGGTGCTGTGGGTCGGCGGGGCGAGGTCGGACTACATCGACGACGCGCACGCCGGCGAGATGGACCGCAGGTTCCCGCGCAACCGCCGGGTGCTGATCAAGGGCGCCGGGCACTGGGTGCACTCCGAGCAGCCGGCGATCTTCCTCGAGGTGCTGCGCCGGTTCCTGCGCTGA
- a CDS encoding CGNR zinc finger domain-containing protein: MLFAHDTEASLQAAVALANSSDEPGEPLGSEADLSAFLAGWSYSGRIDADAIELEAVRRLRPALKELLLAERDTAVEIVNGMLARAKALPQLQRHDALDWHLHAIDPDRPLDERVVVETAMAMVDVIRADEMSRLDRCAADDCDDVVLDLSRNRSRRYCSTTCGNREAVAAYRARQKA; the protein is encoded by the coding sequence ATGCTTTTCGCGCATGACACCGAGGCGTCGCTCCAAGCGGCCGTCGCCCTGGCCAACTCCTCCGACGAGCCCGGCGAGCCGCTCGGCAGCGAGGCCGACCTGTCGGCGTTCCTGGCCGGCTGGTCCTACTCCGGCCGGATCGACGCCGACGCGATCGAGCTCGAGGCCGTACGACGCCTCCGGCCCGCGCTGAAGGAGCTCCTGCTCGCCGAGCGCGACACCGCGGTCGAGATCGTCAACGGCATGCTCGCCCGCGCGAAGGCGCTTCCCCAGCTCCAGCGCCACGACGCCCTCGACTGGCACCTCCACGCCATCGACCCCGACCGCCCGCTCGACGAGCGCGTCGTCGTCGAGACCGCGATGGCCATGGTCGACGTGATCCGCGCCGACGAGATGTCGCGGCTCGACCGCTGCGCCGCCGACGACTGCGACGACGTCGTGCTCGACCTGTCGCGCAACCGCTCGCGGCGCTACTGCTCGACGACCTGCGGCAACCGCGAGGCCGTCGCCGCCTACCGGGCGCGCCAGAAGGCCTGA